A window from Pseudomonas moraviensis encodes these proteins:
- a CDS encoding fumarate hydratase produces the protein MTVIKQDDLIQSVADALQFISYYHPVDFIQAMHEAYLREESPAARDSMAQILINSRMCATGHRPICQDTGIVTVFVRVGMDVRWDGATMGLDDMINEGVRRAYNLPENVLRASILADPAGARKNTKDNTPAVIHYSIVPGNTVEVDVAAKGGGSENKSKMAMLNPSDSIVDWVLKTVPTMGAGWCPPGMLGIGIGGTAEKAAVMAKEVLMESIDIHELKARGPQNRIEEMRLELFEKVNQLGIGAQGLGGLTTVLDVKIMDYPTHAASLPVCMIPNCAATRHAHFVLDGSGPASLEAPPLDAYPEIVWEAGPSARRVNLDTLTPEDVQSWKPGETVLLNGKMLTGRDAAHKRMVEMLNKGETLPVDLKGRFIYYVGPVDPVGDEVVGPAGPTTATRMDKFTRQILEQTGLLGMIGKSERGPTAIDAIKDNKAVYLMAVGGAAYLVAQAIKKSKVLAFAELGMEAIYEFEVKDMPVTVAVDSKGESVHITGPAIWQQKISESLAVEVQ, from the coding sequence ATGACCGTGATCAAGCAAGATGACCTGATTCAGAGCGTTGCCGACGCTTTGCAGTTCATTTCCTATTACCACCCCGTGGATTTCATCCAGGCGATGCACGAGGCCTACCTGCGCGAAGAATCGCCGGCGGCCCGTGATTCGATGGCGCAGATCCTGATCAACTCGCGCATGTGCGCCACCGGCCATCGGCCGATTTGCCAGGACACCGGTATCGTCACCGTGTTCGTCCGTGTCGGCATGGACGTGCGTTGGGATGGCGCCACCATGGGCCTGGACGACATGATCAACGAAGGCGTGCGTCGCGCCTACAACCTGCCGGAAAACGTCCTGCGTGCCTCGATCCTTGCCGACCCGGCAGGCGCTCGCAAGAACACCAAGGACAACACCCCGGCCGTGATCCACTACTCCATCGTCCCGGGCAATACCGTGGAAGTGGACGTGGCGGCCAAGGGCGGCGGTTCCGAGAACAAGTCGAAAATGGCCATGCTCAACCCGTCCGATTCGATCGTTGACTGGGTGCTCAAGACTGTTCCGACCATGGGCGCTGGCTGGTGCCCGCCAGGCATGCTCGGTATCGGCATCGGCGGCACCGCGGAGAAAGCCGCGGTGATGGCCAAGGAAGTGTTGATGGAATCCATCGACATTCACGAACTCAAGGCCCGTGGCCCGCAGAACCGCATCGAAGAAATGCGTCTGGAGTTGTTCGAGAAGGTCAACCAGTTGGGCATCGGCGCCCAGGGCCTCGGTGGCCTGACCACCGTGCTCGACGTGAAGATCATGGACTACCCGACCCACGCCGCCTCGCTGCCGGTGTGCATGATCCCCAACTGCGCTGCCACCCGTCACGCGCACTTTGTGCTCGACGGTTCCGGCCCGGCCTCGCTGGAAGCGCCACCGCTGGACGCCTACCCGGAAATCGTCTGGGAAGCCGGCCCGTCGGCCCGCCGTGTCAACCTCGACACTCTGACGCCGGAAGACGTGCAGAGCTGGAAGCCGGGCGAAACCGTGCTGCTCAACGGCAAGATGCTCACCGGTCGCGACGCCGCGCACAAGCGCATGGTCGAGATGCTCAACAAGGGTGAAACCCTGCCGGTGGACCTCAAGGGTCGCTTCATCTACTACGTCGGCCCGGTTGATCCGGTGGGTGACGAAGTGGTTGGCCCGGCTGGCCCGACCACCGCGACGCGGATGGACAAGTTCACCCGGCAGATCCTCGAGCAGACCGGTTTGTTGGGCATGATCGGCAAATCCGAGCGCGGCCCGACTGCGATCGACGCGATCAAGGACAACAAGGCTGTGTACCTGATGGCCGTCGGCGGCGCGGCTTACCTGGTTGCGCAAGCGATCAAGAAGTCCAAAGTGCTGGCGTTTGCCGAACTGGGCATGGAAGCGATCTACGAGTTCGAGGTCAAGGACATGCCGGTCACCGTGGCGGTGGACAGCAAAGGTGAGTCCGTACACATCACTGGCCCGGCGATCTGGCAGCAGAAGATCAGCGAAAGCCTGGCGGTAGAAGTGCAGTAA
- a CDS encoding tetratricopeptide repeat protein — MRLLPIAALALSVLAVTGCTRWSMNHHLNNAYSAYERGNCEQVMLELSKVERASRARPYVWPEVSMMRGQCLERQKLYIDAVQTYQFIIASYPDSEYAYRARARLETLQSLGHYPTRSAAAVVRPTRF, encoded by the coding sequence ATGCGATTGTTGCCCATTGCCGCCCTTGCCCTCAGCGTCCTCGCCGTGACGGGCTGCACCCGTTGGTCGATGAACCATCACTTGAACAACGCCTACAGCGCCTACGAGCGGGGCAATTGCGAGCAGGTCATGCTCGAACTCTCCAAGGTCGAACGCGCCAGCCGTGCGCGGCCGTACGTGTGGCCGGAAGTGTCGATGATGCGCGGTCAGTGCCTGGAACGGCAGAAGCTGTACATCGACGCGGTGCAGACCTACCAGTTCATCATCGCTTCGTACCCCGACAGCGAATACGCCTACCGCGCCCGTGCGCGTCTGGAAACCCTGCAGAGTCTGGGCCATTACCCGACGCGCAGTGCCGCTGCGGTGGTGCGGCCGACACGCTTCTGA
- a CDS encoding iron-sulfur-binding ferredoxin reductase, which produces MPELRVGDRQWTVEAGSNLLDVLNQNGVVVPYSCRAGSCHACLVQCTQGLPADNRPDALSAEQRQDGWRLACQCQVTEDLQVHTFDPLADGRPAVVEALDWLSDCVLRLRLTPQRPLRYSAGQHLVLWIDHIARPYSLASLPQEDRFLEFHLDCRQPGEFIDAARHLQIGDSIRLGELRGGALHYDPDWHARPLWLLAAGTGLGPLFGVLREALRQDHQGAIRVIHLAHDAREHYLAKPLAALAAQRENLSVELWTAAESAAALAQLRLVSRQTLALVCGSTASVDAFARRLYLAGLPRNQLLADVFLSRG; this is translated from the coding sequence ATGCCTGAACTGCGCGTCGGTGATCGGCAATGGACGGTTGAGGCGGGCAGCAATCTGCTCGATGTCCTCAACCAGAACGGCGTCGTCGTGCCCTACAGCTGTCGCGCCGGCAGTTGCCATGCCTGTCTGGTGCAATGCACCCAAGGCCTGCCTGCCGACAACCGTCCGGACGCCTTGAGTGCCGAGCAACGTCAGGACGGTTGGCGCCTGGCCTGCCAATGCCAGGTGACCGAAGATCTGCAGGTGCACACCTTCGATCCGCTCGCCGACGGTCGCCCGGCCGTGGTCGAGGCGCTGGACTGGCTCAGCGACTGCGTTCTGCGCCTGCGGCTGACTCCGCAGCGGCCCCTGCGCTACAGCGCCGGTCAGCATCTGGTGTTGTGGATTGACCACATCGCTCGGCCTTACTCGCTGGCGAGCCTGCCGCAAGAAGACCGCTTTCTCGAGTTTCACCTCGATTGCCGTCAGCCCGGCGAATTCATCGATGCCGCACGTCACCTGCAGATCGGCGACTCGATCCGCCTCGGTGAACTGCGCGGCGGCGCTTTGCACTACGACCCGGACTGGCACGCCCGGCCGCTGTGGCTGCTCGCCGCCGGCACCGGTCTAGGCCCGTTGTTCGGTGTCCTGCGCGAAGCACTGCGTCAGGATCACCAAGGCGCCATCCGTGTCATTCACCTGGCCCATGACGCACGCGAGCACTATCTGGCCAAACCCCTTGCGGCACTGGCCGCGCAGCGGGAAAACCTCAGCGTCGAGCTGTGGACGGCGGCCGAGTCGGCCGCCGCTTTGGCGCAACTGCGCCTTGTTTCCCGACAGACCCTGGCCTTAGTCTGCGGCTCGACGGCCAGTGTCGACGCCTTCGCCAGGCGCTTGTATCTGGCCGGATTGCCGCGCAATCAACTGCTGGCCGATGTGTTTCTGTCCCGTGGTTGA
- a CDS encoding carboxypeptidase regulatory-like domain-containing protein — protein sequence MEDFDKNVDPQTESVSSSQMNEGKAQILQIDFPPPNALLGSKVIVRGRAVPQNPSQEVVVEVNRTLYPPRDGNGYWYVEDDLESLPYPNLNIAARIRDPVQRVSVDIIWRKNCGTSITSPAAGAFVPPAQPFLLKGDAITGSTVTVKNVATGQTLGTCVAGTYGFWEVSIIPPPTSSLTIQASHDGFGGSHAPVERTFVTMGAPRITKPMEATPQNPQFTLEGDQGAFGATVSIYPDLETGPVLGSSTITDMAGSWKVEVDVSPGRRSLVARQQFTGSPPSSASVARYFRIRPPRLGEVDVVVEGTVVTLSGEGIDDATVEFKVVSPPEATTPPPAEVIGGKFQTQVNGWPLGTVILDVVQKIRDVPAGWIESEPARITISLQLPDPAAIEHDQDYQPTISGMGYPGATVRLLGPDDTVAAEPVLVPTAGRWSTRTIAEWGPVRDREVRIRQFMDEHASPSWVTLKVTIRPRKPEIHPFDQDTLSPEFSGSCHSTATVLLKFSDDERFFEADVSGDTWRFQRDLFFTEGMAYAVQATQTLNGQTSEPASTSFMVYRERLKPAIRTPLPEQETDSDLTVTGDFGMSGASMRLWNLQDGKPLGDPVVLGQDGPWSVRLTGLAIKTWFITAQQTLNDRASPDSEVRQFDVVVMPPEFVRPLPGGDLTRTAVLSGTGRRDGLVTVWRRGLDEPLLRDVQIGVDGTWEASVVLEVGDEILWATQTFEGKTSKPSLDVPCRVVPVAVMPESPTPEEFLGATVTVSGFGVPGDLITLKRGECVLGTAPVLDDASWSIPATLELPDGAVTLSVMASKGEYHSIPSEWECQARLFLPQFIYPGPGLWVPPLVAVTGLGKPGIGTLLSWYSADVLLAGPITVTDAGWTASPTEPLHSGAQWCRFRQISDTGAPMSDDAESARFDVRVDSPDNA from the coding sequence ATGGAAGACTTTGACAAGAATGTCGATCCGCAGACCGAAAGCGTGTCCTCCTCGCAAATGAATGAAGGAAAGGCGCAGATACTTCAGATCGATTTCCCTCCTCCAAACGCTTTGCTGGGCAGCAAGGTAATCGTGCGAGGCAGAGCTGTTCCGCAGAATCCTTCTCAAGAGGTGGTGGTGGAGGTTAACCGGACACTTTATCCACCTCGAGACGGTAACGGGTATTGGTATGTAGAAGATGATCTTGAGAGTCTGCCCTATCCGAATCTGAACATAGCGGCAAGAATCCGCGACCCTGTGCAGCGTGTATCGGTAGACATTATCTGGCGGAAGAATTGCGGGACCTCGATTACATCTCCTGCTGCAGGCGCGTTCGTACCGCCGGCTCAGCCTTTTCTACTGAAAGGAGACGCCATAACGGGCTCGACGGTTACGGTAAAGAATGTTGCGACAGGCCAAACCTTGGGTACCTGTGTTGCCGGTACGTATGGTTTCTGGGAAGTGAGCATCATCCCTCCGCCCACTTCTTCGCTGACCATTCAGGCTTCTCATGACGGGTTTGGCGGCTCCCATGCTCCGGTCGAGCGCACGTTTGTCACGATGGGTGCACCTCGCATTACAAAACCGATGGAAGCCACTCCCCAGAATCCCCAATTTACTCTGGAAGGCGACCAGGGTGCGTTCGGGGCAACGGTTTCCATCTATCCGGATCTGGAAACCGGTCCGGTCCTCGGATCGTCGACCATCACAGATATGGCAGGTAGCTGGAAGGTAGAGGTCGATGTCTCCCCCGGCCGTCGCTCGTTGGTCGCCAGGCAGCAATTCACCGGCAGCCCTCCATCATCCGCCAGTGTGGCTCGTTACTTCAGAATTCGCCCGCCGAGGCTGGGGGAAGTCGATGTAGTGGTGGAGGGTACCGTTGTAACGTTGTCGGGCGAGGGTATTGATGACGCTACGGTCGAGTTCAAGGTTGTCAGTCCGCCTGAAGCCACAACTCCGCCGCCTGCAGAGGTCATAGGGGGGAAATTTCAAACACAGGTGAATGGCTGGCCGCTTGGGACTGTCATTCTGGACGTTGTGCAAAAAATTCGTGATGTCCCTGCCGGGTGGATCGAGTCTGAGCCTGCGCGGATAACGATTTCGCTGCAATTGCCGGATCCGGCAGCGATAGAACATGACCAGGATTATCAGCCGACCATTTCCGGGATGGGCTATCCCGGCGCAACGGTGAGGCTGCTTGGCCCTGATGACACGGTCGCGGCTGAACCGGTACTGGTGCCCACTGCGGGGCGGTGGTCTACCCGGACCATTGCTGAGTGGGGACCGGTGCGTGATCGCGAGGTTCGTATCAGGCAGTTCATGGACGAACATGCATCCCCCAGCTGGGTGACGTTAAAAGTCACCATCCGGCCGCGAAAACCTGAAATACATCCGTTCGACCAAGACACGCTTTCACCCGAATTCAGTGGAAGTTGCCACAGCACAGCGACCGTCCTTCTCAAGTTCAGTGATGACGAGCGCTTTTTTGAAGCAGATGTATCTGGAGACACCTGGCGCTTTCAGCGCGACCTCTTTTTCACTGAAGGTATGGCTTACGCCGTCCAGGCGACTCAGACGCTCAACGGGCAGACCTCAGAGCCTGCCTCCACCAGCTTCATGGTCTACAGGGAGCGGCTCAAGCCCGCGATCAGAACGCCGCTGCCCGAACAGGAAACGGACAGTGATCTGACAGTGACCGGTGACTTCGGCATGTCAGGCGCTTCGATGCGGCTGTGGAATTTACAGGACGGAAAGCCCTTGGGCGATCCCGTGGTTCTCGGGCAGGACGGCCCTTGGTCGGTGCGCCTCACCGGACTCGCCATCAAGACATGGTTCATCACCGCGCAGCAAACCCTCAACGACCGGGCCTCACCCGACAGTGAGGTGCGCCAATTCGACGTCGTGGTCATGCCGCCCGAGTTCGTGCGGCCGCTTCCTGGAGGCGATCTGACGCGCACGGCAGTTCTGTCGGGTACAGGTCGGCGAGACGGGTTGGTTACCGTTTGGCGCCGCGGGCTCGATGAGCCGTTGTTGCGCGATGTCCAGATCGGTGTGGACGGTACGTGGGAAGCCAGCGTTGTGTTGGAGGTCGGAGACGAAATCCTTTGGGCAACTCAGACGTTCGAGGGCAAAACTTCAAAACCCAGCCTTGACGTGCCATGTCGGGTCGTACCCGTCGCGGTGATGCCCGAATCACCCACTCCCGAAGAATTCCTCGGCGCTACAGTGACGGTGTCCGGGTTCGGCGTTCCTGGTGACCTGATCACGCTCAAGCGCGGGGAATGCGTATTGGGCACGGCCCCGGTGCTTGACGACGCAAGCTGGTCAATCCCCGCAACGCTGGAGCTACCCGATGGGGCTGTCACATTGAGCGTTATGGCCTCCAAGGGTGAATATCATTCGATCCCCAGCGAATGGGAGTGTCAGGCAAGGCTCTTTCTCCCGCAATTCATATACCCAGGGCCAGGCCTCTGGGTTCCTCCCTTGGTGGCCGTCACTGGCTTGGGCAAACCGGGCATCGGGACTCTCTTGAGCTGGTACAGCGCGGATGTCCTGCTTGCCGGCCCCATTACCGTCACTGACGCTGGCTGGACGGCCTCGCCGACGGAGCCGCTCCACAGTGGCGCCCAGTGGTGCCGT
- the pyk gene encoding pyruvate kinase translates to MSVRRTKIVATLGPASNSPEVLEQLILAGLDVARLNFSHGTPDEHKARAKLVRDLAAKHGRFVALLGDLQGPKIRIAKFANKKIELKIGDKFTFSTSHPLTEGNQQVVGIDYPDLVKDCGVGDELLLDDGRVVMRVETATATELHCVVTIGGPLSDHKGINRRGGGLTAPALTEKDKADIKLAAEMEVDYLAVSFPRDAADMEYARQLRDEAGGTAWLVAKIERAEAVADDETLDGLIKASDAVMVARGDLGVEIGDAELVGIQKKIILHARRHNKAVIVATQMMESMIQNPMPTRAEVSDVANAVLDYTDAVMLSAESAAGLYPLEAVQAMARICVGAEKHPTGKTSSHRIGKEFSRCDESIALATMYTANHFPGVKAIIALTESGFTPLIMSRIRSSVPIYAFTPHREAQARAAMFRGVYTIPFDPASLEPHEVSQKAIDELTKRGVVEKGDWVILTKGDSYHTTGGTNGMKILHVGDPQV, encoded by the coding sequence ATGTCCGTCCGTCGTACCAAAATCGTCGCTACCCTTGGCCCGGCCAGTAACTCGCCGGAAGTTCTCGAACAGCTGATTCTGGCTGGTCTGGACGTTGCCCGTCTGAACTTCTCCCACGGCACCCCCGACGAGCACAAGGCTCGCGCGAAGCTGGTGCGTGACCTCGCTGCCAAGCACGGCCGCTTCGTCGCCCTGCTCGGCGACCTGCAAGGCCCGAAAATCCGTATCGCCAAATTCGCCAACAAGAAGATCGAGCTGAAGATCGGTGACAAATTCACCTTCTCCACCAGCCATCCGTTGACCGAAGGCAACCAGCAAGTGGTCGGCATCGACTACCCGGATCTGGTCAAGGACTGCGGCGTGGGCGACGAGCTGCTGCTCGACGACGGCCGCGTGGTGATGCGCGTTGAAACCGCCACCGCCACCGAACTGCATTGCGTCGTGACCATCGGCGGCCCGCTGTCCGATCACAAAGGCATCAACCGTCGCGGTGGCGGTCTGACCGCGCCGGCCCTGACCGAAAAAGACAAGGCCGACATCAAGCTCGCCGCGGAAATGGAAGTCGACTACCTCGCGGTGTCCTTCCCGCGTGACGCCGCGGACATGGAATACGCCCGTCAACTGCGCGACGAGGCCGGCGGCACTGCCTGGCTGGTGGCGAAGATCGAGCGCGCCGAAGCCGTGGCCGACGACGAAACCCTCGACGGGCTGATCAAGGCGTCCGACGCAGTGATGGTTGCCCGTGGTGACCTGGGTGTGGAAATCGGCGACGCCGAGCTGGTGGGCATCCAGAAGAAAATCATCCTGCACGCACGTCGCCACAATAAAGCGGTGATCGTCGCGACGCAGATGATGGAGTCGATGATCCAGAACCCGATGCCGACCCGCGCCGAAGTTTCCGACGTGGCCAACGCCGTGCTCGACTACACCGACGCCGTAATGCTTTCGGCCGAATCCGCCGCTGGCCTGTACCCGCTGGAAGCCGTGCAGGCAATGGCGCGCATCTGCGTCGGCGCCGAGAAGCACCCGACCGGCAAGACCTCCAGCCACCGCATCGGCAAGGAATTCAGCCGCTGCGACGAAAGCATCGCGCTGGCGACCATGTACACCGCCAACCACTTCCCGGGCGTCAAAGCGATCATCGCCCTGACCGAAAGTGGCTTCACTCCGCTGATCATGTCGCGTATCCGCTCCTCGGTGCCGATCTACGCCTTCACCCCGCACCGCGAAGCCCAGGCTCGCGCAGCCATGTTCCGTGGCGTCTACACCATCCCGTTCGACCCGGCCTCGCTGGAACCGCACGAAGTCAGCCAGAAAGCCATCGACGAACTGACCAAGCGCGGCGTTGTGGAAAAAGGCGACTGGGTCATCCTGACCAAGGGCGACAGCTACCACACCACCGGCGGCACCAACGGCATGAAGATCCTGCACGTGGGCGACCCGCAGGTCTGA
- a CDS encoding PilZ domain-containing protein, which translates to MFTDRRIERHQLPYYLRVFNSVTDKPVGFLGNVSADGLMLISQLPMMVGMDFQLRLKVPTRDGGQQVIDFSACCVWCHEDATPLHYDAGFILRRAPVEFGQLVLALQQYFSFQPLPASA; encoded by the coding sequence ATGTTTACCGACCGCCGGATCGAACGGCACCAGTTGCCGTACTACCTCAGAGTGTTCAATAGCGTGACCGACAAACCCGTTGGCTTTCTCGGCAACGTGTCGGCAGACGGGCTGATGCTGATCAGTCAATTGCCGATGATGGTCGGGATGGATTTCCAGTTACGCCTCAAAGTCCCCACCCGCGATGGCGGCCAGCAAGTCATCGATTTCAGCGCCTGTTGCGTGTGGTGCCATGAAGACGCCACGCCGCTGCACTACGACGCCGGTTTCATCCTGCGCCGCGCGCCAGTGGAGTTCGGTCAATTGGTGCTGGCGCTGCAGCAGTACTTCAGCTTTCAGCCGTTGCCGGCCTCGGCCTGA
- a CDS encoding enoyl-CoA hydratase-related protein — MTEAILLERERGLLTLRLNRPDKKNALTRAMYGRLADALKQADGDPQINAVLITGSAECFTAGNDIADFIQQPPSDLDSPVFHFMLNLLECRKPVIAAVAGAAVGIGTTLLLHCDLVYVSRDARLRMPFVNLGLCPEFGSSLILPRLLGQARAAELLLLGESFSGEQAAQWGIATQALDSGDAVLSKAREMALRFDELPAEAVRISKQLMRAPDRELLRKVIEEEGALFTQRLRSPEALAALNGFIKRH; from the coding sequence ATGACCGAAGCCATTCTGCTGGAACGCGAGCGCGGTCTGTTGACCCTGCGCCTCAACCGCCCGGACAAGAAAAACGCCCTGACCCGTGCCATGTACGGCCGCCTCGCCGACGCATTGAAGCAGGCCGATGGCGACCCGCAGATCAACGCCGTGCTGATCACCGGCAGCGCCGAGTGTTTCACGGCCGGCAACGACATCGCCGACTTCATCCAGCAACCGCCGAGCGACCTCGACAGCCCGGTGTTTCATTTCATGCTCAATTTGCTCGAGTGCCGCAAACCGGTGATTGCCGCTGTGGCCGGCGCGGCGGTTGGCATCGGCACAACCCTGTTGCTGCATTGCGATCTGGTTTACGTCAGCCGCGATGCACGCCTGCGCATGCCATTCGTCAACCTTGGTCTGTGCCCGGAGTTCGGTTCCAGCCTGATCCTGCCGCGACTGCTTGGGCAGGCCAGAGCGGCAGAATTGTTGTTGCTCGGCGAAAGCTTCAGCGGCGAGCAGGCTGCGCAGTGGGGGATCGCCACCCAAGCGCTGGACAGCGGTGATGCGGTGCTGAGCAAGGCCCGGGAGATGGCGCTGCGGTTTGATGAACTGCCGGCCGAAGCGGTACGCATCAGCAAGCAATTGATGCGAGCGCCGGATCGCGAGTTGCTGCGCAAAGTGATCGAGGAGGAGGGCGCGTTGTTCACCCAGCGGCTGCGTTCCCCGGAAGCGTTGGCGGCGTTGAACGGATTTATCAAACGGCACTGA
- a CDS encoding sensor domain-containing diguanylate cyclase, translated as MTHNAIQRLLLKRFALAAATYGLALLLLWLAFFTGHYQQSLSGVAIGSALVVISQATLFGLFWSGRNQRFADPSLTEAQVLMGLGWQTWLIAHVDEARGAFLVFYVLILLFGLFHLTRRVFIRCALLVFFSFSAITLWDAYHFRLAEPALAALQVCILAMVLAWLVLYARFVQVSRQRQRQRRFALQAHQDTLRGMMRQLEDLVATDELTGLFNRRHFLRIASRELNALDSDVMHGLALIDLDHFKRINDLHGHAAGDQVLQAFAAVAQACLRDGDVLARYGGEEFVVLLPDCDAERLTACCERLRIAFSEVELMGLQVRNLSLSAGMTLLCVGDDLDEALQRADQALYRAKRDGRNRCAAAWENVDA; from the coding sequence TTGACCCATAACGCCATTCAACGCCTGTTGCTCAAACGCTTCGCCCTCGCTGCGGCCACCTACGGATTGGCTTTGCTGCTGCTGTGGCTGGCGTTTTTTACCGGGCATTACCAGCAATCGCTCAGTGGCGTGGCGATCGGCAGCGCTCTGGTGGTCATCAGTCAGGCGACCCTGTTCGGGCTGTTCTGGAGCGGTCGCAACCAGCGCTTCGCCGACCCCAGCCTGACCGAAGCGCAAGTGTTGATGGGCCTGGGCTGGCAGACCTGGCTGATCGCCCATGTCGACGAGGCGCGCGGGGCGTTTCTGGTGTTTTACGTGCTGATTCTGCTGTTCGGCCTGTTCCATCTCACCCGCCGGGTGTTCATCCGCTGCGCGCTGCTGGTGTTTTTCAGTTTCTCCGCGATTACCCTGTGGGACGCCTACCACTTCCGCCTCGCCGAGCCCGCGCTCGCGGCATTGCAGGTGTGCATTCTGGCGATGGTTTTGGCGTGGCTGGTGCTTTACGCACGTTTTGTCCAGGTTTCCCGACAACGTCAGCGCCAGCGCCGGTTTGCCTTGCAGGCGCATCAGGACACCTTGCGCGGAATGATGCGCCAGCTCGAAGACCTGGTCGCCACCGATGAACTGACCGGCCTGTTCAATCGCCGTCACTTCCTGCGCATCGCCTCGCGCGAGCTCAACGCGCTGGACAGCGACGTGATGCACGGTCTGGCGCTGATCGATCTGGATCACTTCAAACGCATCAACGACCTGCACGGCCACGCCGCCGGCGATCAGGTGCTGCAGGCGTTTGCCGCTGTCGCGCAAGCGTGCCTGCGCGACGGCGACGTGCTGGCGCGCTATGGTGGCGAGGAATTCGTGGTGCTGTTGCCCGACTGCGATGCCGAACGCCTGACCGCGTGTTGCGAGCGTTTGCGCATCGCCTTCAGTGAGGTGGAATTGATGGGCCTGCAAGTGCGCAACCTGAGCCTGTCGGCGGGCATGACCCTGCTGTGCGTTGGCGATGATCTGGATGAGGCGTTGCAGCGCGCCGATCAGGCGCTGTATCGGGCCAAGCGTGACGGGCGCAATCGTTGTGCCGCGGCATGGGAAAACGTCGATGCCTGA
- a CDS encoding DUF6124 family protein, producing the protein MIKPTPNPPETEDSTSPYASPDSTRLHEAAEKALDHYLKKPATAPSCNSVDRGMQMFMVAPDINPEAMAIQTYETFSSVSILLLDLADSLEDKPRHLAMAIYQLSEMGLLLAEKALDQERAITTA; encoded by the coding sequence ATGATCAAACCAACACCCAATCCCCCCGAAACCGAAGACTCGACCTCCCCCTACGCGTCCCCCGATTCCACCAGACTCCACGAGGCCGCTGAAAAAGCCCTCGACCACTACCTGAAAAAACCCGCAACTGCGCCGTCGTGCAATTCCGTCGATCGCGGCATGCAGATGTTCATGGTCGCGCCTGATATCAACCCTGAAGCGATGGCCATTCAAACCTATGAGACCTTTTCTTCGGTCAGCATTCTGTTGCTCGATCTGGCGGACAGCCTCGAGGACAAGCCGCGACATCTGGCGATGGCGATCTATCAGTTGAGCGAGATGGGGTTATTGCTGGCGGAGAAGGCGCTGGATCAGGAGCGAGCGATCACGACGGCGTGA